One Micromonospora craniellae genomic region harbors:
- a CDS encoding DUF6401 family natural product biosynthesis protein, translated as MRVPSNRVRTRTAVEENRSTLMALATTVGLDGLAAAGALPGLLTMVDQHAAAVRDSLHGDRRPLTAAALAGYAEGLRAAADEHGWQPPTAPVEWAEADWVLLRLLAVCALTAALDTPTPQPPPL; from the coding sequence ATGCGCGTGCCGTCGAACCGGGTTCGGACCCGGACCGCCGTCGAGGAGAACCGGTCCACGCTGATGGCGCTCGCCACCACCGTGGGTCTCGACGGGCTCGCCGCCGCCGGCGCCCTGCCCGGCCTGCTCACCATGGTCGACCAGCACGCTGCCGCGGTGCGGGACAGCCTGCACGGCGACCGTCGGCCGCTGACCGCCGCGGCGCTGGCCGGCTACGCCGAGGGGCTCCGTGCCGCCGCCGACGAGCACGGCTGGCAGCCGCCGACCGCCCCGGTCGAGTGGGCCGAGGCGGACTGGGTGCTGCTGCGGCTGCTCGCCGTCTGCGCGCTGACCGCCGCGCTGGACACTCCGACCCCGCAGCCGCCTCCGCTGTGA